The following are from one region of the Oryzias melastigma strain HK-1 linkage group LG22, ASM292280v2, whole genome shotgun sequence genome:
- the lrrc9 gene encoding leucine-rich repeat-containing protein 9 (The sequence of the model RefSeq protein was modified relative to this genomic sequence to represent the inferred CDS: added 14 bases not found in genome assembly) gives MLKNEKKTNCSDEEVVKKLCLVNGVSYDKIAQEGGNVTTLEIFFSGFPRMVGLFFFPNLCQLTIVDQTIEHIEGLENCPLLQELWIVQCRLREISGLQNCQKLEKLYLYNNQICYIQNLDLQVNLEVLWLNNNCITKIQGLDTLQKLKELNLADNLIEKIGHSLDPNVSLEILNLSGNQISSFKELAQLARLPRLKELALKDPMSTPNPVCLLCNYATHVLYHMPGLQQLDSYNVSDKQVKEAAEAAVMKKMMYYNMRVRSAKRTLSEKQLSLTEKKKTLLQLPEERIRTLSYALKKLERELSTAQFGCKESGCTWSDDPGGHIYLNDSLQARSDSNVKLDPAAVHQIHVKIEALRERLTFWTKRMDDIEAWYQREEARAANKTEHVVQFLYMELESVGNIRLETGCPTDLWFNSCCNLLVSRFASSEYKTLNVTDIKVDRVFRIHNSALRHRFVEKLHSLMGNEDAAAFLQHHRRRMEYLFYVADPEKCEKEETFCILQEGFTTTQQKTTGREAAVPLSNSLAVAEQPRIEFLLQQDRQGDFRQRMEAIRHGQVIVSKVFIGNSMPFRDGDLGDISRYPKVYSVYRNVDAKSKPPASDDLPSSGKTHTETNPPRRQWFVFQHELVLPEYIIYFEYILEDQSTLNTSTVNDPLNEILDKASLNMEPVLKLEPELLSLNDKILLNVANASVLSQITVLNLHGNSLSEIKEISRLTALRHLTISFNKLTHLDDFSYMPSLEFLDASFNHLVTLDGLQGLKHLEHLDVSWNKLSGAREITSVLRKHAPALLKLDTRYNPWRRIFFSPFKPEAVRSTLLGRLTTLTYLDGASVSKEEAAEAAQVAAASKINQGILQASLLAHSSFSSDYPRRLSLLSTVHLCSPAPADCTDGGPSKEMEPDWTLKITSLNFDNQRISKLNSLNKLENLRWASFNDNNISRVDGIEWCLKLEELSLNNNCIVTLKGLGKLRHLKKLSVDGNQLSGLEASVLKQLSDLVFLSVENNSITTLDGIQNVQSLLELYVGNNWISSSRDVHFLKQELANLIILDLYGNPLVEKLENYRIFVIFHLPSLKALDGVAVDASECESAKSMFKGRLTTDMVVEKLGHSNYTEIIYLTLQSCSIRMVDLSPPELFCNLCSINLDHNHLTSFSGLIHLPNLKALSLNYNHIESILPKHKIQAPLTNRQILHSRVHSSGYGQQSPGKTNRDTGPSGSLEPLMGGLEVLHLSHNGISNMANLQLSRLTNLKSLFLQGNEISQVEGLEGLQQLRELVLDRNRIKALARNSFAAQSELLELHLEYNRIRELNHLDPLVELRKLFLGMNKLQDVSELEKLEVLPSLTELSVIGNPVAQNSLHRPAVLLHLCRLQFLDGVMVTLEERTRAELLNADPAQSSQGVGASFPTTEFNLPGLPPLLAYNTTIKGISISGRPQNLMHGHETLTSKKHKHGNVGRSSQTDYNVRHARRTGGNPPANRVLFEGNRDTNGNSKLEQDTRCLFDDKLQHM, from the exons ATGTTGAAGAATGAGAAAAAGACGAACTGCAGTGATGAAGAGG TGTCTGGTTAATGGCGTATCATATGATAAAATAGCACAGGAGGGGGGTAACGTCACAACTCTGGAGATCTTTTTCTCTGGTTTCCCCCGAATGGTTGGGCTCTTCTTCTTTCCAAATCTTTGCCAACTCACCATAGTGGACCAGACCATCGAACACATTGAAGGCCTGGAGAACTGCCctctgctgcaggagctctgGATAGTCCAGTGTCGTCTTAGA GAAATATCTGGACttcaaaactgtcaaaaactAGAGAAACTGTACCTTTATAATAATCAGATATGTTACATACAAAACTTAGATTTGCAGGTGAACCTTGAAGTTCTGTGGCTCAACAATAACTGCATCACTAAAATCCAG GGTTTGGATACGCTTCAGAAGCTAAAGGAACTAAACCTCGCTGACAACTTAATTGAAAAGATTG gGCACAGCCTTGATCCAAACGTCAGCCTTGAAATTCTTAATCTATCCGGGAACCAGATCAGCTCCTTCAAG GAGCTGGCCCAGCTTGCCCGTTTGCCCCGTTTGAAAGAGCTGGCCCTCAAGGATCCCATGTCAACTCCGAACCCAGTGTGCCTCCTGTGTAACTATGCCACACACGTTCTGTACCACATGCCAGGACTCCAGCAGCTCGATTCCTACAATGTTTCTGACAAGCAAGTCAAAGAGGCTGCCGAG gCTGCAGTAATGAAGAAAATGATGTACTACAACATGCGTGTGCGCTCTGCTAAGAGAACCCTGTCAGAGAAGCAGCTCAGTctgacagaaaagaagaaaactcttCTGCAGCTGCCTGAGGAACGCATCAGGACCCTCAGCTATGCTCTCAAAAAA CTTGAGCGTGAACTTAGCACGGCGCAATTTGGTTGCAAGGAGTCTGGCTGCACGTGGAGCGATGACCCAGGAGGGCACATTTACCTTAATGACAGTCTACAAGCAAGGAGCGACTCAAACGTCAAACTTGATCCTGCAGCGGTGCACCAAATACATGTTAAGATTGAAGCCCTGAGGGAAAGACTGACCTTCTGGACCAAAAGGATGGATGA CATTGAAGCCTGGTATCAGAGAGAAGAGGCCCGCGCTGCAAACAAAACAGAGCATGTGGTTCAGTTTCTATACATGGAGCTAGAAAGTGTTGGTAACATTCGTCTGGAAACAGGCTGTCCCACGGATCTTTG GTTCAATTCTTGCTGCAACCTGCTGGTTTCTCGCTTTGCTTCTTCCGAGTACAAGACTCTCAACGTCACGGACATTAAAGTCGACAGAGTCTTCCGCATCCACAACAGCGCTTTGAGGCATCGCTTTGTAGAAAAGCTGCACAGCCTGATGGGAAACGAAGACGCTGCCGCCTTTCTTCA GCATCACAGAAGGCGGATGGAGTATTTATTCTACGTGGCCGACCCTGAGAAATGTGAGAAAGAAGAGACTTTCTGCATTCTGCAGGAAGGCTTCACAACAACGCAACAAAAG ACCACAGGAAGAGAGGCTGCTGTGCCTTTATCCAATAGCTTAGCTGTGGCTGAACAGCCCAGAATTGAGTTTCTGCTTCAACAAGACCGTCAAGGTGATTTCAGACAAAGAATGGAGGCAATTCGACACG GTCAGGTCATTGTCTCCAAAGTATTTATCGGCAACAGCATGCCGTTCCGTGATGGAGATCTGGGCGACATAAGCAGATACCCTAAAGTGTACTCTGTGTATCGCAACGTGGATGCCAAATCAAAACCTCCAGCAAGCGATG ACCTTCCAAGCTCAGGCAAAACACACACTGAGACGAATCCTCCTCGAAGACAGTGGTTTGTGTTCCAGCATGAGCTCGTCCTGCCAGAATACATCATATATTTTGAGTATATTTTGGAG GACCAATCTACCTTAAACACCAGCACCGTCAATGATCCTTTGAATGAAATCCTGGACAAAGCCTCCCTCAACATGGAACCTGTTCTAAAACTGGAGCCGGAACTCTTGAgcttaaatgataaaatacttCTAAATGTTGCCAATGCCAGCGTCCTTAGTCAGATCACT GTGCTTAACCTTCATGGCAACAGTCTGAGTGAAATAAAAGAGATTTCCCGGCTTACAGCTCTGAGACATCTAACCATCAGCTTCAATAAGCTCACACACCTCGATGACTTCTCCTACATG CCCAGCCTTGAGTTTTTGGATGCTAGCTTCAACCATCTGGTGACGCTGGACGGGTTGCAGGGCTTGAAACATCTGGAACATCTCGATGTAAGCTGGAATAAGTTATCCGGAGCTAGAGAGATCACATCTGTGCTTAGGAAACACGCGCCTGCTTTGCTCAAACTGGACACCCGATACAATCCATGGAGAAGG aTTTTCTTTTCCCCCTTTAAGCCAGAGGCTGTCAGAAGTACCCTTCTGGGTCGTCTTACAACCCTCACCTACCTCGATGGGGCGTCGGTGTCAAaggaggaagctgctgaagctGCACAGGTTGCTGCTGCGTCCAAAATTAACCAG GGCATCTTGCAGGCATCTCTTCTGGCACACTCCAGCTTTAGCAGCGATTATCCCAGACGACTTAGCTTGCTGTCAACAGTTCATCTGTGCAGTCCGGCGCCAGCAGACTGCACTGATGGGGGACCCAGCAAAGAAATGGAGCCAGACTGGACTCTGAAG ATAACCTCCCTTAACTTTGACAACCAACGGATTTCCAAGCTTAATAGTTTGAACAAACTCGAGAACTTGCGCTGGGCTTCCTTTAATGACAACAACATCTCCAGAGTGGATGGGATTGAATGGTGCTTAAAGCTAGAAGAGCTTTCACTTAACAACAACTGCATCGTCACACTTAAAG GTCTGGGGAAACTGCGTCACCTGAAAAAACTAAGTGTAGATGGGAACCAGCTGTCCGGTCTAGAAGCCTCAGTGTTAAAACAGCTGTCTGACCtggtttttctgtctgtggagAACAACTCCATCACCACCTTGGATGGCATCCAGAACGTTCAGTCTCTCCTTGAACTCTACGTCGGAAACAACTGGATTTCTTCGTCGAGGGACGTTCACTTTCTCAAA CAGGAGTTGGCGAACCTCATCATTCTGGATCTCTATGGGAACCCTTTAgtggaaaaactggaaaactacagaatatttgtcattttccatCTGCCCTCTCTTAAAGCTCTGGATGGAGTCGCAGTG GATGCAAGTGAGTGTGAGAGTGCAAAAAGCATGTTTAAGGGAAGACTAACAACTGATATGGTGGTAGAAAAGCTGGGTCACTCAAACTACACTGAGATCATTTACCTAACCCTGCAGTCCTGCTCCATCAG GATGGTTGATCTGTCCCCACCAGAGCTCTTCTGTAATCTGTGCAGCATCAATTTAGACCACAACCACCTCACCTCCTTCTCGGGCCTCATCCACCTGCCCAACCTCAAA GCATTGAGTCTTAACTACAACCATATTGAGTCCATTCTACCCAAACACAAGATTCAGGCTCCTCTGACAAACAGACAGATTCTGCACAGTAGAGTCCATTCCAGTGGATATGGACAGCAGAGCCCGGGGAAGACTAACAG GGATACTGGGCCCTCTGGCAGCTTAGAGCCGCTGATGGGAGGCCTGGAAGTGCTTCATTTGAGTCACAATGGCATCTCCAATATGGCCAATCTGCAGCTCAGCAGGCTCACCAATCTTAAATCCCTCTTTCTCCAAG GGAATGAAATTAGCCAAGTGGAAGGCTTGGAGGGGCTGCAGCAGCTTAGAGAGCTCGTGCTAGACAGAAACCGGATTAAAGCTTTGGCCAGGAACTCCTTCGCAGCCCAGAGCGAGCTCCTCGAACTGCACCTCGAGTACAACCGAATCCGAGAGCTCAACCACCTGGATCCCCTGGTCGAGCTACGCAAGCTCTTCCTCGGCATGAACAAGCTGCAG GATGTTAGTGAACTTGAAAAGCTAGAAGTTCTTCCATCACTGACAGAGCTCTCTGTGATTGGCAACCCG GTTGCTCAAAATTCTTTGCACAGACCAGCAGTACTCCTTCATCTTTGCAGGTTGCAGTTCTTAGATGGAGTGATGGTAACTCTGGAAGAGCGGACCAGGGCTGAGCTCTTAAATGCAGATCCAGCA caAAGCTCTCAGGGGGTCGGAGCGTCTTTCCCGACAACTGAATTCAACCTGCCAGGACTCCCGCCACTTCTGGCTTACAACACGACTATTAAAGGAATAAGCATAAGTGGAAGACCACAAAACCTCATGCATGGACATGAAACACTGACAA gcaaaaagCACAAGCACGGTAATGTTGGTCGGAGCAGCCAAACTGACTATAACGTTAGACACGCTCGTAGAACAGGAGGTAACCCACCAGCCAACCGAGTCCTGTTCGAGGGAAACAGAGACACGAATGGAAATTCAAAACTGGAGCAAGACACCAG ATGTCTGTTTGATGACAAACTTCAACACATGTAG